One stretch of Rosistilla oblonga DNA includes these proteins:
- a CDS encoding class I SAM-dependent methyltransferase, translating into MANQQELTIRKYWTLIGINSTAHAIRAAREVGLFQQLLSGQKTFGELVEACDIQPNLTTRILDVLIASGLIEQYAEHYAASQTLGLLAQYDSDLGDYYLDSLVGQLRCDLPAGNGDAYRRHQVARGWTRTPLAMQAAAVLEIGQKRRDLRILEIGCGSGVWTSTLAFRDPGTTIVAIDHADALGEAKTMIESIGLQNRWKGIEGDPTSGELPEGPFDLVVIPELLQTLDDALAVTILGRAADVTRPDGEVAVIDFFDPIDAKERSLATAVQNLELGLRTPLGRLRTAPEASQLMVGAGLTSALYAPLTNAPQNAGLLMGTRPETLN; encoded by the coding sequence ATGGCCAATCAGCAAGAATTGACGATTCGCAAATACTGGACCCTGATCGGGATCAACTCGACGGCGCACGCGATTCGGGCGGCCCGAGAGGTCGGTCTGTTCCAGCAACTGCTGTCGGGGCAAAAAACGTTTGGCGAGCTCGTCGAGGCTTGCGACATCCAGCCCAACCTGACCACGCGGATCTTGGACGTCTTGATCGCGTCTGGCCTGATCGAACAATACGCCGAGCACTACGCCGCCTCGCAAACTCTGGGACTGTTAGCCCAATACGATTCAGACCTCGGCGATTACTACTTGGACAGCCTGGTCGGCCAACTGCGATGCGATCTTCCCGCCGGCAACGGGGATGCGTATCGACGCCACCAAGTCGCCCGCGGATGGACACGGACACCGCTGGCAATGCAAGCCGCCGCGGTGTTGGAGATCGGCCAGAAACGCCGCGACCTGCGGATTCTGGAGATCGGTTGCGGTTCGGGCGTCTGGACGTCGACGCTTGCGTTTCGCGATCCCGGCACCACGATCGTCGCCATCGATCATGCCGACGCGTTGGGCGAAGCGAAGACGATGATCGAGAGCATCGGTCTGCAAAATCGTTGGAAGGGGATCGAAGGCGATCCAACCAGCGGCGAACTGCCCGAGGGCCCCTTCGATTTGGTCGTGATTCCCGAATTGCTGCAGACGCTCGACGATGCCCTTGCCGTCACGATCCTCGGCCGCGCCGCCGATGTCACGCGGCCCGATGGCGAAGTTGCGGTGATCGATTTCTTCGATCCAATCGACGCCAAAGAGCGATCGTTGGCGACCGCCGTGCAGAACTTGGAACTCGGTTTGCGGACTCCGCTGGGCCGCTTGCGAACCGCTCCCGAAGCGAGCCAGTTGATGGTCGGCGCAGGCCTCACCTCCGCCCTCTACGCACCGCTAACCAACGCTCCTCAAAACGCGGGCCTTCTGATGGGAACGCGTCCCGAAACGCTGAACTGA
- a CDS encoding NAD-dependent epimerase/dehydratase family protein produces MRVLVTGCGGFLGAEIVRQLLARGDDVVGLGRRDYPQLAEAGMQQVRGDVRNQTAVLRATEDVDAVIHTAAIAGVWGSYQHYFETNTLGTRHVIEACRQREIRSLVFCSSPSVTFGGDDQTGVDESEPYPDDYLCHYPRTKAAAEQEVLAANQPGRLLTCALRPHLIWAPDDPHLFPRLIQRARAGRLVRVGSGENLIDTIHVRNAAHAHLLALDRISSGETEAAGRAYFLSQGEPVGCWAWLSEILTAAGVEVPTRSISYRTAYTIGHGLELIYAATRRTSEPPMTRFVAAQLAKDHYFDITAARRLLGYEPIISTAEGLAELKSQWRD; encoded by the coding sequence ATGCGAGTCTTAGTTACCGGTTGCGGCGGCTTCTTAGGAGCCGAGATCGTTCGCCAATTGCTCGCCCGCGGCGATGATGTCGTCGGGCTCGGACGCCGCGATTACCCACAGCTTGCCGAAGCGGGGATGCAGCAGGTCCGCGGCGATGTCCGCAACCAGACCGCCGTCCTGCGGGCGACCGAAGATGTCGACGCCGTGATCCACACCGCCGCGATCGCTGGCGTCTGGGGATCGTACCAACACTACTTTGAGACCAATACGCTCGGCACCCGGCACGTGATCGAAGCCTGCCGCCAACGCGAAATCCGCAGTCTGGTTTTCTGCAGCAGTCCCAGCGTCACGTTCGGCGGCGACGACCAGACCGGCGTCGACGAATCGGAACCCTATCCCGACGATTATCTGTGCCACTACCCGCGGACCAAAGCCGCGGCTGAACAGGAAGTCTTGGCGGCCAATCAGCCGGGGCGTCTGCTGACCTGCGCGCTGCGGCCCCATCTGATCTGGGCTCCCGACGATCCGCATCTGTTCCCACGCTTGATCCAACGCGCCCGCGCCGGCCGCTTGGTCCGCGTCGGTTCGGGTGAAAACCTGATCGATACGATCCACGTTCGCAACGCAGCCCACGCCCACCTGCTGGCGTTGGATCGAATCAGCAGCGGGGAGACCGAAGCCGCTGGCCGCGCGTACTTCTTGTCGCAAGGCGAACCGGTCGGCTGCTGGGCTTGGCTGTCGGAGATCTTAACGGCGGCGGGAGTCGAAGTACCGACGCGATCGATCTCCTACCGCACCGCCTACACGATCGGCCACGGTCTGGAACTGATCTACGCCGCCACGCGGCGGACCAGCGAGCCGCCGATGACACGATTTGTCGCCGCTCAACTGGCCAAAGACCACTACTTCGACATCACCGCCGCCCGGCGACTGCTCGGCTACGAACCGATCATCTCGACAGCCGAGGGGCTGGCGGAACTGAAGTCGCAATGGCGAGATTGA
- a CDS encoding HpcH/HpaI aldolase family protein, with amino-acid sequence MRNSKTLAKVRAGKPVRMCSFGHFIPAYIQMAADSGYDCLWLDAEHRAFTDRELQTLLSYCHRFDIDCMLRPPTLEKSRLYRYLEDGATGLMIPHVSTADRAAELVQSVKFPPLGDRGQDGVGLDAGFLSRGDEYVEHANRETFLVVQIETPQAVENIDAIAAVPGVDGMFIGPGDLGLRIRRTETNVTIAQANADVAAAAAKHGKFWGGPGLSLENIQELYRAGAQMIAHGNDYDGLLAMIRKSSAELDAIYD; translated from the coding sequence TTGCGAAACAGTAAAACTCTGGCCAAGGTGCGAGCGGGCAAGCCGGTTCGGATGTGCTCGTTTGGACATTTTATTCCGGCATACATCCAGATGGCCGCCGACAGCGGATACGACTGTCTATGGTTGGACGCGGAGCATCGGGCGTTCACCGATCGCGAGCTCCAGACGCTGCTATCCTATTGCCATCGGTTCGACATCGATTGCATGTTGCGGCCGCCGACGTTGGAGAAATCGCGGCTGTATCGCTATCTCGAAGATGGCGCGACGGGACTGATGATCCCGCATGTCTCGACTGCTGATCGGGCGGCGGAATTGGTCCAATCGGTGAAGTTCCCGCCGCTAGGCGATCGCGGGCAGGATGGCGTCGGGTTGGATGCGGGATTCCTATCGCGGGGCGATGAATACGTCGAGCACGCCAATCGCGAGACCTTTCTGGTTGTGCAAATTGAGACGCCTCAAGCGGTTGAAAATATTGACGCGATCGCCGCGGTTCCCGGTGTCGATGGAATGTTCATTGGTCCGGGCGATCTCGGGTTGCGGATCCGACGGACCGAAACCAACGTCACGATTGCTCAGGCCAACGCCGACGTCGCCGCCGCGGCGGCTAAGCACGGGAAATTCTGGGGCGGCCCGGGGCTGTCGCTGGAAAATATTCAGGAACTCTATCGGGCCGGCGCTCAGATGATCGCTCACGGCAATGACTATGATGGACTGCTTGCGATGATTCGTAAAAGCTCCGCAGAGCTCGACGCGATCTACGATTGA
- a CDS encoding FHA domain-containing protein translates to MKTWTIGRNPQCDVVIDRPEVADRHCLLRQTVGGFLLEDLGSSTGTFVDDQRITHPLPIGPENRIRLGASTPFAWPDGIDPQAIALAYGAAGSKIYRVGRFPDNDLVLDRDMISGRHAVLVVQRDRILLEDLGSTNGTAVGSINNRIESAEVEERDRVFFGSYSIIVTHLLAMTRKTKPPETVVEQPIQSSRKAEVARGGSKWLPLAAAGLLVACSIGVLIGLLNRQPQQTATNDPVPAEETEQPAPDATALLPPIAPPETADLLMTRGEDQQSGPVPISEAADALFKVIVTGDSKQIAFHIGTAWLVAADRLVTSGAVVSAIIEQDASGFSQVQVVQTSSGEVFDVATARLDSELAEAQQRYVEGRQKYGELQAEIKTLELRGDSEPRLSEARQESQAIIEAGLQSTAVRASFNVGWLELAAPVPEADPALLGNAGELVVGQILHMHAAPIRVENPAWDPAQASEPFGVEVRVEERIASTVEEVPDRWLMSMASPESQQNYVGSPILTQQGRVVAMFSRALADQPDADGRPSLLFETVSVQRVDGAGE, encoded by the coding sequence ATGAAAACCTGGACGATAGGCCGAAATCCGCAGTGCGATGTCGTGATCGATCGTCCCGAGGTTGCCGATCGTCACTGCTTGTTGCGACAGACCGTCGGCGGGTTTTTGTTGGAAGATCTCGGTTCCTCGACCGGGACGTTTGTCGACGATCAACGAATCACCCATCCCCTGCCGATCGGGCCCGAGAATCGGATCCGGTTGGGAGCGTCGACTCCTTTTGCTTGGCCCGATGGGATCGATCCCCAGGCGATTGCGCTGGCGTATGGAGCCGCCGGATCGAAGATCTACCGCGTCGGCCGTTTTCCCGATAACGACCTCGTGCTCGATCGCGACATGATCTCCGGGCGGCATGCGGTGCTGGTCGTGCAACGCGATCGAATCCTTCTGGAGGATCTCGGTTCGACCAATGGGACGGCTGTCGGTTCGATCAACAACAGAATTGAATCGGCCGAAGTTGAAGAGCGCGATCGAGTTTTCTTCGGCTCGTACAGCATCATTGTCACACATTTGTTGGCGATGACGCGGAAGACGAAGCCGCCCGAAACCGTTGTCGAACAGCCGATCCAATCGTCTCGCAAGGCGGAGGTTGCCCGCGGCGGATCCAAATGGCTGCCGCTTGCCGCCGCGGGGCTTTTGGTGGCGTGTTCCATAGGCGTGCTGATCGGATTGCTGAATCGTCAGCCCCAGCAGACGGCGACTAACGACCCGGTGCCGGCCGAGGAGACCGAACAGCCCGCGCCGGATGCAACCGCTTTGTTGCCTCCTATCGCACCGCCGGAAACCGCCGATTTGCTGATGACTCGCGGCGAGGATCAGCAGAGTGGTCCGGTCCCGATCAGCGAAGCAGCCGATGCGTTGTTCAAGGTGATTGTGACGGGCGACTCCAAGCAGATCGCGTTTCATATCGGCACTGCATGGTTGGTCGCGGCGGATCGGTTGGTGACTAGCGGGGCCGTCGTTTCGGCGATCATCGAGCAGGACGCCAGCGGTTTTTCTCAGGTCCAGGTCGTGCAAACCTCTAGCGGCGAAGTGTTTGATGTCGCCACCGCGCGGCTCGATTCGGAGCTTGCCGAAGCGCAGCAGCGTTACGTGGAGGGCCGCCAGAAGTACGGCGAATTGCAAGCGGAGATCAAGACGCTCGAGTTGCGTGGGGATAGCGAACCGCGGCTCAGCGAAGCCCGTCAGGAATCGCAAGCGATCATCGAAGCGGGGCTGCAATCGACGGCTGTGCGAGCCAGCTTTAACGTCGGCTGGCTCGAATTGGCGGCCCCTGTTCCCGAGGCGGATCCGGCATTGTTAGGCAACGCGGGCGAATTGGTTGTCGGGCAGATATTGCATATGCACGCCGCACCGATCCGCGTCGAAAATCCCGCCTGGGATCCAGCTCAAGCGAGCGAACCGTTTGGAGTTGAGGTGCGAGTCGAAGAGCGCATCGCATCGACTGTCGAAGAGGTTCCCGACCGTTGGCTGATGTCGATGGCAAGCCCCGAATCGCAACAGAACTATGTCGGCAGCCCGATTCTGACTCAGCAGGGACGAGTCGTTGCGATGTTCTCACGCGCCTTGGCCGATCAGCCCGACGCCGACGGTCGGCCATCGTTGTTGTTCGAAACCGTTTCGGTGCAACGTGTTGATGGGGCAGGCGAGTAG
- a CDS encoding transposase, whose protein sequence is MSAASAIEGKPRHRAQPRRFLKRYRQAIADLLTAITLKMLRDQDWNGRYLLLLDSTLVATAGQTVENTFSTGNSKRRPAKNRRYTKYKYQRKSCHCFVFALLLTPDGLRVPMWLPYYTKPYAKAHKIKHRTQAQLAAQLICDAQVPAGTELIVLGDTAFDAKCVRAACRERGYFWIVPVNTNRVFSAKKHGKRPRVSLRIEQLPASRFQTIRLSIGAGPYAAQRRASCHRTARRRDGTKSTRTYHVHSERSEVHNVGMVMLVFSSSKPIGKKIQREGTKLLMTNAKHLSARQVCELYSLRWQIELFFKELKSTLGMNQYSFKDFEAVESWMGIVLITFCYLEWTRRRKLADRRIDDRQRKCWKHARSYTVREALLVGIRYREHQWHLRRLKTNHGLRTLRKRYTELLSQEYRCIA, encoded by the coding sequence ATGTCTGCTGCCTCCGCCATCGAGGGAAAACCGCGACATCGGGCACAACCCCGACGCTTCCTTAAACGGTACCGGCAGGCGATCGCCGATTTGCTCACGGCGATCACACTGAAGATGCTCCGTGATCAGGATTGGAACGGCCGCTATCTCCTACTGCTCGATTCAACACTCGTCGCCACTGCCGGCCAGACCGTCGAAAACACCTTCAGCACCGGTAACTCCAAGCGACGACCGGCCAAGAATCGCCGCTACACAAAGTACAAGTATCAACGAAAGAGTTGCCACTGTTTCGTGTTCGCATTGCTGCTGACGCCCGATGGACTGCGAGTACCGATGTGGCTGCCGTACTACACCAAGCCTTATGCGAAGGCCCACAAGATCAAACATCGGACGCAGGCGCAGCTTGCGGCGCAGTTGATTTGCGACGCGCAAGTACCCGCCGGCACCGAACTGATTGTGCTCGGAGACACCGCATTTGACGCCAAATGCGTGCGTGCGGCTTGCCGGGAGCGAGGCTATTTTTGGATCGTTCCGGTCAACACCAATCGCGTCTTCTCTGCAAAGAAGCACGGCAAGCGGCCTCGTGTGAGTTTGCGAATCGAACAACTTCCTGCATCACGTTTCCAAACCATTCGTCTTTCGATCGGTGCGGGGCCTTACGCTGCTCAGCGACGAGCCTCCTGCCATCGAACGGCACGCCGCCGCGACGGGACGAAGTCAACTCGGACGTATCACGTCCACAGCGAGAGAAGCGAGGTCCACAATGTGGGCATGGTCATGCTCGTCTTTTCCTCGAGTAAGCCGATTGGCAAAAAGATTCAACGTGAAGGGACGAAGTTGTTGATGACCAATGCAAAGCACTTGTCGGCTCGGCAGGTTTGTGAGCTGTACAGTCTACGTTGGCAGATCGAGTTGTTCTTCAAAGAACTCAAGAGCACGCTGGGAATGAACCAGTACAGCTTCAAAGATTTCGAGGCGGTCGAGAGCTGGATGGGGATTGTCTTGATCACGTTCTGCTATCTGGAATGGACTCGTCGCCGCAAGCTGGCCGATCGCCGAATCGATGATCGGCAGCGCAAATGCTGGAAGCACGCTCGCAGCTACACCGTCCGCGAGGCGTTGTTGGTAGGCATTCGCTATCGCGAGCACCAGTGGCATCTGCGACGGCTAAAAACCAACCACGGCCTCCGCACACTGAGGAAACGCTACACTGAGCTTTTATCCCAGGAATACCGGTGCATCGCCTGA
- a CDS encoding cation:proton antiporter has product MDLMLYLALVPALGVLSQWIAWRTRLPGILLLLCMGILLGQFVPLDTLIAELMHGDAKDVPRILFPIVSLSVAVILFEGGLTLRINEFRQSSKSVVRLLVVGSTITMLTTAIAAHFILGFDFRVSLLLGAILIVTGPTVVGPLLRQIRPSARVSSVLKWEGIVIDPVGAILAVLVFDELFLGADEFSLVSGLVLLAKTIGIGLLFGSFGAWFLVLSIRRYWLPDHLQGVLSLAFAMLLFAISNALAEESGLVTVTLLGILLANQKRVAIEHIIEFKEHLQVLLIGCLFIVLGSRLDLQAIGDIGWPGVIFVLALVLVIRPLSVFVATIGTRLTMAERTFVAFVAPRGIVAAAVASVFALKLQLMNSGPLPAGANALDSVTFLVIVGTVFIYGLSAAPLARWLKIAEPTPQGLLILGADPWIRALARSLHAKNIKVLLCDTNYSKVSLARVDGLQAECVNIVSDHALENLDFSGIGRLLAMTPNDEVNALSVQQFRGIFGSENTFQLASKNKKQNSTRALSHHLRGRSLFNSELTSAYMQQRIDDGAVFKTTKLTETFSLDSLKSTYGDQTVLLFQIDPNGMVSINTDDKPIQPKKGDTVISLVNAANESPSTTT; this is encoded by the coding sequence ATGGATCTGATGCTCTACCTCGCCCTGGTCCCTGCATTGGGCGTTCTGTCGCAATGGATTGCGTGGCGGACCCGGTTGCCCGGGATCCTGTTGTTATTGTGCATGGGAATCCTGCTGGGACAATTTGTCCCGCTGGATACCCTGATCGCCGAACTGATGCACGGCGACGCCAAGGACGTGCCGCGAATCCTCTTCCCGATCGTTTCGTTGTCGGTCGCGGTGATCCTGTTTGAAGGAGGGCTGACGCTACGGATCAATGAGTTCCGCCAGTCGAGCAAATCGGTGGTCCGATTGCTGGTTGTCGGCAGCACGATCACGATGCTCACCACCGCGATCGCGGCTCACTTCATCCTCGGTTTCGACTTCCGCGTCTCGCTGCTACTGGGAGCGATATTAATCGTCACGGGGCCCACCGTCGTGGGACCGTTGCTGCGACAGATTCGCCCCTCGGCGCGGGTCAGCAGCGTGCTGAAGTGGGAAGGTATCGTCATCGATCCCGTGGGAGCGATTCTTGCCGTGCTCGTTTTCGACGAGCTGTTTCTGGGAGCCGACGAGTTTTCACTGGTCTCCGGTTTGGTCCTTCTCGCCAAGACGATCGGCATCGGTTTGCTGTTCGGCAGCTTTGGCGCCTGGTTCTTGGTCCTCAGCATCCGGCGTTATTGGCTGCCCGACCATCTGCAAGGCGTCCTTTCGCTAGCGTTTGCGATGCTGTTGTTTGCGATCAGCAACGCCCTTGCCGAAGAATCGGGGCTGGTCACCGTGACGCTGCTGGGGATCCTGCTGGCGAACCAGAAACGCGTTGCGATCGAACATATCATCGAGTTCAAGGAGCATCTGCAGGTCCTGCTGATCGGATGTTTGTTCATCGTGCTCGGCTCGCGATTAGACCTGCAAGCGATCGGCGATATCGGCTGGCCAGGAGTTATCTTTGTGCTTGCCTTGGTCCTGGTGATCCGCCCGCTATCGGTCTTCGTTGCGACGATTGGCACTCGCTTGACGATGGCCGAACGAACCTTCGTCGCGTTTGTCGCGCCACGCGGTATCGTTGCCGCCGCGGTCGCGAGTGTGTTTGCGTTGAAGTTGCAGTTGATGAATTCGGGGCCGCTGCCTGCCGGCGCGAACGCTTTGGATTCGGTTACCTTTTTGGTGATCGTCGGAACGGTCTTCATCTACGGTCTATCCGCCGCACCGCTGGCGAGATGGCTGAAGATCGCCGAACCGACTCCACAGGGACTGCTGATCCTCGGCGCCGATCCCTGGATTCGCGCTTTGGCCCGTTCGCTGCACGCCAAAAACATCAAGGTCCTGCTGTGCGATACCAACTACAGCAAAGTCAGTCTGGCGCGGGTCGATGGCCTGCAAGCCGAATGCGTGAACATCGTCAGCGACCACGCGTTGGAGAACCTCGATTTTTCAGGGATCGGTCGCTTGTTAGCGATGACTCCCAACGATGAAGTCAACGCGCTGTCGGTTCAACAATTCCGCGGCATCTTTGGCAGCGAAAACACGTTCCAATTGGCGTCTAAAAACAAGAAGCAGAACTCGACACGAGCCCTGTCGCACCATCTGCGCGGTCGCAGCCTGTTTAACAGCGAACTTACAAGCGCCTACATGCAGCAGCGGATCGATGACGGCGCGGTCTTCAAAACGACAAAACTGACCGAGACGTTTTCGCTCGACAGCCTTAAATCGACCTACGGCGATCAAACCGTTCTGTTGTTCCAGATCGACCCCAACGGCATGGTCAGCATCAACACCGACGACAAACCGATCCAACCGAAAAAAGGGGACACTGTGATCTCGTTGGTCAACGCGGCAAACGAATCGCCCTCGACAACAACCTAA
- a CDS encoding Gfo/Idh/MocA family protein produces the protein MRAGIAGIGFMGWIHYLAYQRATGAELVAFCTRDPQRRGGDWTGIQGNFGPPGKQIDVSDLSVYETLDEMLENDSIDLIDICLPVHLHVDAVRKCLEAGKHVLCEKPLALNADDAASLVELAKSKGLHLMVAHVLAYLPEFRLLVDAQQSGKYGKCLGGRFKRVIGPVDWNPDFYNPEKVGGPLIDLHVHDAHLLRLLFGMPKEVISRGRMRGETASYFESMMTYDDPDVIVSVGGGTIDQHGRPFTHGYEVHFERATIQFEFAGFDDGTELMPVKIIHEGGKIERPELGSGDPADAFVIEVQTAADVLAGKDPGALAGQLAADALQICELELKSIKNNTSV, from the coding sequence ATGCGTGCAGGAATCGCAGGCATCGGCTTCATGGGCTGGATCCATTACCTCGCCTACCAACGCGCCACCGGTGCCGAACTGGTTGCCTTTTGCACGCGTGATCCGCAGCGACGCGGCGGCGACTGGACCGGCATCCAAGGCAACTTTGGACCTCCCGGCAAACAGATCGATGTCAGCGACCTTTCGGTCTACGAAACGCTCGACGAGATGTTGGAGAACGATTCGATCGATCTGATCGACATCTGTCTGCCCGTTCATCTGCATGTCGATGCGGTCCGCAAGTGCTTGGAAGCTGGCAAACACGTGTTGTGCGAAAAGCCGTTAGCGCTGAACGCCGACGATGCCGCGAGCCTGGTCGAACTGGCCAAATCGAAGGGCTTGCACCTGATGGTCGCTCACGTTTTGGCTTACCTGCCCGAGTTCCGCTTGCTGGTCGACGCTCAACAATCGGGAAAATACGGCAAGTGCTTGGGTGGCCGCTTCAAACGCGTGATCGGTCCGGTCGACTGGAACCCCGATTTCTACAATCCAGAAAAAGTGGGCGGTCCGTTGATCGACCTGCATGTTCACGACGCCCACCTGCTGCGACTGCTGTTTGGGATGCCCAAGGAAGTCATCAGCCGTGGCCGGATGCGTGGCGAGACCGCTTCGTATTTTGAATCGATGATGACCTACGACGATCCCGATGTGATCGTTTCGGTTGGTGGCGGCACGATCGACCAACACGGCCGTCCGTTCACGCACGGATACGAAGTTCATTTCGAACGGGCGACGATTCAATTTGAGTTCGCCGGCTTCGACGACGGCACCGAATTGATGCCGGTCAAGATTATCCACGAAGGCGGAAAGATCGAGCGGCCCGAATTGGGATCGGGAGATCCAGCCGACGCGTTTGTGATCGAAGTTCAAACGGCTGCCGATGTGCTGGCGGGCAAAGATCCCGGGGCATTGGCGGGCCAGTTGGCCGCCGATGCGCTGCAGATCTGCGAACTGGAACTTAAATCGATCAAGAACAATACCAGCGTATAG
- a CDS encoding rhamnulokinase, translating to MASAPVHLAVDLGASSGRVLAGCIEGGQLKLSELHRFANDPVHVQGRMYWNLLGLWQEIRKGLSLAAAGEAKVLSVGVDTWGVDYVFLDANGDLIGPGYHYRDARTRGMFPKAFERVAREEIFAETGLQFMELNTAYQLLAARLENSPVLNIANLMLMIPDFFHWLLTGKAAIEYTNATTTQLYNTQQQGWSQKLLKAFDLPTRVFSDVVQPGTVLGPILGGQGGVPGLEGVPVVLPATHDTGSAVVAVPADNFAPAQPDWCYISSGTWSLMGCEIPEPLINDRCAELNFTNEGGVQGSTRLLKNIGGLWIFQQIKASLERRGQTLDWPSMVQAAADAKPFQLLIDPDCPDFAAPACMVDAIAAFANRTGQPAAADNGVLFRGALEGLALRYRTCLGWLESLTGTTINTIHILGGGAQNALLCQMTADACRRRVLAGPVEATAIGNIVMQMVGLGQIGSIQEGRQLIRDSFQPVAYEPQDPDPWDAAAERFEKLDA from the coding sequence ATGGCATCGGCACCTGTGCATTTAGCGGTGGACCTTGGCGCATCGAGCGGTCGGGTACTGGCTGGCTGCATCGAGGGCGGCCAACTGAAGCTTTCCGAGCTGCATCGGTTTGCCAACGATCCGGTCCACGTACAGGGTCGGATGTACTGGAATCTGCTGGGACTGTGGCAAGAGATCCGCAAAGGGCTTTCATTAGCCGCCGCCGGAGAGGCCAAAGTCCTTTCGGTCGGCGTCGATACCTGGGGCGTCGATTACGTTTTCTTGGACGCCAACGGCGACCTGATCGGCCCAGGCTACCACTACCGCGACGCGCGGACTCGCGGAATGTTCCCCAAGGCGTTTGAACGCGTCGCTCGCGAAGAGATCTTCGCCGAGACGGGGCTGCAATTCATGGAGCTGAACACGGCCTATCAGTTGTTGGCGGCGCGGCTGGAGAATTCGCCGGTCCTCAACATCGCCAACCTGATGTTGATGATCCCCGACTTCTTCCACTGGCTGTTGACCGGCAAAGCGGCGATCGAATACACCAACGCGACAACGACGCAACTGTACAACACTCAACAGCAAGGCTGGTCGCAAAAGCTGCTGAAAGCGTTCGATCTGCCGACGCGTGTCTTCAGCGACGTAGTGCAACCAGGAACCGTCTTGGGCCCGATTCTCGGTGGCCAAGGTGGCGTCCCCGGTCTTGAAGGCGTCCCCGTTGTCCTGCCAGCGACTCACGATACCGGATCGGCTGTCGTCGCCGTTCCAGCGGACAACTTCGCACCGGCTCAGCCCGATTGGTGCTACATCAGCAGCGGCACTTGGTCGTTGATGGGCTGCGAGATTCCCGAACCGCTGATCAACGATCGCTGTGCCGAACTGAACTTCACCAACGAGGGTGGCGTTCAAGGGAGCACGCGGTTGCTGAAGAACATCGGTGGGCTGTGGATCTTCCAACAGATCAAAGCCTCGCTAGAACGACGCGGTCAAACGTTGGATTGGCCCAGCATGGTTCAAGCGGCTGCCGACGCGAAGCCGTTCCAATTACTGATCGATCCCGACTGCCCCGACTTCGCAGCCCCGGCTTGTATGGTCGATGCGATCGCCGCATTTGCAAACCGCACCGGACAACCAGCCGCCGCCGACAACGGCGTCCTTTTCCGAGGTGCCTTGGAAGGGCTGGCGCTCCGTTACCGGACCTGCCTCGGCTGGCTCGAATCGCTGACCGGCACCACGATCAACACGATCCATATCTTGGGTGGCGGAGCCCAAAACGCGTTGCTGTGCCAGATGACAGCGGATGCTTGTCGCCGCCGCGTGCTGGCCGGCCCGGTCGAAGCGACGGCGATCGGCAACATCGTGATGCAGATGGTTGGACTGGGGCAAATCGGCTCGATCCAAGAAGGCCGCCAATTGATTCGCGACAGCTTCCAACCCGTCGCCTACGAACCGCAAGATCCCGATCCATGGGACGCTGCAGCCGAGCGGTTTGAAAAACTGGACGCTTGA